A single Pseudomonas putida DNA region contains:
- a CDS encoding TonB-dependent receptor — protein sequence MLVARILRPARPLQPVARSALLSLVLLASCCPPASAEVPALLDNGVVRAYDIPPGPMGATLSRFAMDSGIALSFQPAITEGLFSPGLVASCTSQEAAKRLLGDSNLVMLRRDDGSYTLALRQVTLEDTDIKGLAPLASTETLPPLYSGGQTAVGGRLGLLGNRDVMDTPLSISSYTSSMIRDQQATTVGDLLERDSSVRSTGQAGGIVDSFFIRGFPLGEGNLGELAFDGVYGVASNYRVFTDYAERIEVVKGPATLLYGMSPNSTVGGVINVVPKRSLDDDLTRLTTSYALDSQFGSHVDISRRAGEERRFGVRFNGTLQQGDTAIDEQNREFGIGALSFDYQGDRLRASLDLIDQQETFIAASRPFLIAEGVPIPSAANGRTNVSQDWGQSKTHDRSALLSGDYAINDQLTLFAHAGGGKSRVTRLSDQTPTIIDSAGNTSSLPGYYKFEVQRYTVDTGARLRFDTGPVAHSAALQVSRYRDELGRGINSGTPVLSNIYHPVDRPQPAIAQPDTPKVSASELSGAALADTVSLFAERLQITLGLRQQRIESSNYNGVTSHYDQSMTTPLFGVLFKPLENLSVYYSYLEGLSKGDVAPAAASNAGEVFAPYVSRQHEVGLKVDYGTFMSTLALFQITKPSGELAGGSFAVQGEQRNRGVELSLLGEVSREFRLLAGVTLLDARLTRTRVAANKGNTAVGVPKVQANLWGEWDTPWIEGLTLTSGLIYTGEQYVNQSNAQKLDSWVRVDAGARYSTRIGDHPTTFRATVQNLFDTAYWSGVASYGAFSQGAPRSLLFSATVDF from the coding sequence ATGCTTGTCGCGCGTATCCTGCGTCCGGCTCGTCCACTCCAGCCGGTAGCTCGCAGCGCGCTGCTGAGCCTGGTACTGCTGGCGTCCTGCTGCCCGCCCGCTAGTGCCGAAGTGCCTGCGCTGCTCGACAATGGGGTGGTTCGCGCCTACGACATTCCACCAGGCCCGATGGGCGCCACGCTGTCGCGTTTCGCCATGGATAGCGGCATTGCCTTGTCGTTCCAGCCGGCAATTACCGAAGGCCTTTTCAGCCCTGGCCTGGTCGCGTCGTGCACCTCGCAGGAAGCCGCGAAACGCCTGTTGGGCGACAGTAACCTGGTCATGCTGCGGCGGGACGACGGCAGCTACACCCTGGCCTTGCGCCAGGTAACCCTGGAGGACACCGACATCAAAGGCCTGGCCCCGCTCGCAAGCACTGAAACCTTGCCGCCCCTCTACTCCGGCGGCCAGACAGCGGTGGGCGGGCGGCTCGGACTGCTGGGCAACCGGGATGTCATGGACACCCCGTTGAGCATCAGCAGCTACACGTCATCCATGATCCGGGATCAGCAAGCCACCACCGTGGGCGACCTGCTTGAACGGGATTCGTCCGTGCGCTCCACGGGGCAGGCGGGCGGCATTGTCGACTCGTTTTTCATCCGCGGCTTTCCGCTTGGCGAGGGCAACCTGGGCGAGCTCGCCTTCGATGGCGTTTACGGGGTGGCATCGAATTACCGGGTCTTTACCGACTACGCAGAACGCATCGAAGTCGTCAAAGGCCCTGCCACCCTGCTCTACGGCATGTCGCCCAATAGCACCGTGGGCGGCGTGATCAACGTCGTGCCCAAACGCTCCCTCGATGACGACCTGACCCGCCTTACCACAAGCTATGCGCTCGATTCGCAGTTCGGCAGCCACGTCGACATCAGCCGCCGCGCTGGAGAGGAACGACGCTTCGGAGTGCGCTTTAACGGCACCCTTCAGCAGGGCGACACGGCGATCGATGAGCAAAATCGTGAATTCGGCATCGGCGCACTTTCATTCGATTACCAAGGCGACCGCTTGCGTGCCAGCCTCGACCTGATTGATCAGCAGGAAACCTTCATCGCGGCTTCGCGGCCTTTTCTGATAGCCGAGGGTGTGCCGATACCCTCGGCTGCAAATGGCCGCACCAACGTGAGCCAGGACTGGGGGCAGTCGAAAACCCATGACCGCTCCGCGCTGCTCAGTGGTGACTACGCAATCAACGACCAGCTCACGCTGTTTGCCCATGCTGGCGGCGGCAAGTCCCGGGTAACCCGCTTGTCCGACCAGACCCCGACCATCATCGACAGCGCTGGCAATACGTCGTCGCTCCCTGGCTACTACAAATTCGAAGTGCAGCGCTACACGGTAGATACCGGTGCCCGTTTACGCTTCGATACCGGGCCGGTCGCACACAGCGCCGCGCTCCAGGTCAGCCGGTACCGTGACGAGCTGGGCCGCGGGATAAACTCTGGAACGCCCGTGCTCTCGAACATCTATCACCCGGTCGATCGCCCCCAACCCGCCATTGCCCAACCAGACACCCCCAAGGTTTCCGCAAGCGAACTCTCTGGCGCAGCGCTTGCCGATACCGTCTCCTTGTTCGCAGAGCGCCTGCAGATCACCCTGGGGCTGCGCCAACAGCGCATCGAATCGAGCAACTACAACGGCGTCACCAGCCACTACGATCAGAGCATGACCACACCGCTGTTCGGCGTGCTGTTCAAGCCCCTGGAAAACCTGTCGGTCTACTACAGCTACCTCGAAGGGTTGAGCAAAGGCGATGTTGCCCCCGCTGCCGCCAGTAATGCCGGTGAGGTCTTCGCGCCCTACGTGTCGCGCCAGCACGAAGTGGGGCTGAAAGTGGACTACGGCACCTTCATGTCGACGCTCGCGCTGTTCCAGATCACCAAGCCTTCCGGCGAGCTGGCGGGCGGGTCCTTTGCCGTGCAGGGTGAACAACGCAACCGTGGCGTCGAGCTCAGCCTGCTGGGTGAAGTCTCCCGGGAATTTCGCCTGCTGGCGGGCGTGACCCTGCTCGATGCGCGGCTGACCCGCACCCGTGTGGCCGCAAACAAAGGCAACACCGCCGTGGGTGTACCAAAGGTTCAAGCCAACCTTTGGGGCGAATGGGACACGCCGTGGATCGAGGGCCTGACACTGACCAGTGGGCTGATCTACACCGGCGAGCAATACGTCAACCAGAGCAACGCGCAAAAGCTCGACAGCTGGGTAAGAGTTGACGCCGGGGCGCGCTATAGCACCCGTATTGGCGACCATCCCACCACATTCCGCGCCACCGTGCAGAACCTTTTCGACACAGCTTACTGGTCAGGCGTGGCATCTTACGGGGCGTTCTCGCAAGGGGCGCCACGCTCGCTGCTGTTCTCTGCAACCGTGGATTTCTGA
- a CDS encoding FecR domain-containing protein, protein MSVLDKGAAPAPQALEEAAEWLVRWSERELDDNERAEWEQWKTSSPERQQAWARAQMLQSRMGGLPQALAMSVLDRPHSPERRAAMIKLALLLAVVPAGWSGWQLSRRQQWTADYRSLVGERRELTLADGSRVTLNTDTAIDVLFDGGQRLIRLRTGEIMVQTAVDPSSQPRPFLVATAQGSMQALGTKFAVREHESRTHLAVLEGAVKVVLADNHQTPPLVINAGQRTDFSAHTFAKVSLIDRNVGAWTQGMLMADKMRLADFAAELARYRRGFVRCDPAIAELRVSGAYPISETSRTLNMLTQTYGIKVSGHLGGYWITLSPG, encoded by the coding sequence GTGTCCGTATTGGACAAAGGCGCCGCACCTGCCCCGCAAGCGCTCGAGGAAGCCGCTGAATGGCTGGTGCGCTGGAGCGAGCGCGAGCTTGACGACAACGAACGGGCCGAATGGGAACAGTGGAAGACCAGCAGCCCCGAACGGCAGCAAGCCTGGGCGCGTGCGCAGATGCTGCAGAGCCGCATGGGTGGCTTGCCTCAGGCGCTGGCGATGTCCGTGCTGGATCGCCCGCACAGCCCTGAACGCCGCGCCGCCATGATCAAATTGGCCTTGTTGCTGGCGGTTGTTCCAGCCGGCTGGAGCGGGTGGCAACTGAGTCGAAGGCAGCAATGGACCGCCGACTACCGCAGCTTGGTTGGCGAACGGCGTGAGCTGACGCTGGCCGATGGCTCCAGGGTCACCCTAAACACCGATACAGCCATCGACGTGCTGTTCGATGGCGGGCAGCGTCTCATACGCTTGCGCACAGGCGAGATCATGGTGCAAACAGCCGTCGACCCGTCCTCGCAGCCCCGCCCGTTTCTGGTCGCCACAGCCCAAGGCAGCATGCAGGCACTGGGGACGAAATTCGCTGTTCGTGAGCATGAATCGCGCACTCACCTCGCCGTACTGGAAGGTGCGGTCAAAGTCGTGCTTGCCGACAACCACCAGACGCCGCCGCTGGTAATCAATGCAGGCCAGCGCACGGACTTCTCGGCGCATACCTTTGCCAAGGTGTCGCTCATCGACCGAAATGTCGGCGCCTGGACCCAGGGCATGCTGATGGCAGACAAGATGCGCCTGGCAGACTTCGCCGCCGAACTGGCGCGTTACCGCAGGGGCTTTGTCCGCTGCGACCCGGCCATCGCCGAGCTGCGCGTATCCGGCGCCTACCCCATAAGCGAAACCTCGCGCACCCTGAACATGCTCACGCAGACGTACGGGATCAAGGTTTCCGGCCATCTGGGCGGCTACTGGATCACGCTTTCTCCAGGCTGA
- a CDS encoding sigma-70 family RNA polymerase sigma factor: protein MSETLPADSHTHLRVIEALYSGHHGWLYETLKKKLGNAMDAADLAQDTFTRVLASKVTQIEQPRAYLSCVAKGILINWYQRKALERAYLDALARLPVQEVPSPELRFVVLETLHQIDAMLDSLAPLVRRAFLLSQISGLKYEDIAEQLGVSLITVKRYMKQAFMQCLLLVE from the coding sequence ATGAGCGAAACCCTGCCCGCCGATAGCCACACTCACCTGCGCGTGATCGAAGCGTTATACAGCGGCCACCATGGCTGGCTGTACGAAACGCTCAAGAAGAAACTCGGCAATGCCATGGATGCAGCGGACCTTGCCCAGGACACCTTCACCCGTGTGCTTGCCTCGAAAGTGACCCAGATCGAGCAGCCTCGTGCCTACCTCAGTTGCGTGGCGAAGGGCATTCTCATCAACTGGTATCAGCGCAAGGCACTTGAACGCGCCTATCTCGATGCCTTGGCGCGCTTGCCTGTGCAGGAAGTGCCCTCCCCTGAGTTACGTTTCGTGGTACTGGAAACCCTGCACCAGATCGACGCGATGCTCGACTCGCTTGCGCCATTGGTCAGGCGCGCCTTCCTCCTGTCGCAGATCAGCGGCCTCAAGTACGAGGATATCGCCGAACAACTGGGTGTATCGTTGATCACTGTGAAGCGCTACATGAAGCAAGCCTTCATGCAGTGCCTGCTGCTGGTGGAGTAA
- a CDS encoding TonB-dependent receptor has protein sequence MPVVSRPCGRSALTLALHSTLLNFALVAGSATAWAASPEQPEAAAQSAGSSPDALVLDNTNVDASYHGPALPDAFAGEQVARGARLGMMGNKDIMDTPFSVTSYTAKTLADLQTVTVADALERDPSVRSTGQTGGIVDSFFIRGFPVGEGNLGELAFDGVYGVAPNYRVFTEYAERVEVLKGPGALAYGISPNSGVGGVINIVPKRPLEEDLTRFTASYAMDTQVGGHLDVSRRFGDEKQFGVRFNGNLQGGDTAVDNQRRDLGIAAIALDYRGERLRLNLDFISQKESYEAASRPFTIAPGVEVPSAPNGRTNLPQDWGWSDTKEQSALLGGEYDLSDALTVFAHAGGGKADVKRMSDQVPRILNDAGDTSNIPGYYKFNVDRSTADVGIRGVFATGPVNHTTTVMATQYKDELSRGINNGSEIRSNIYHPVDVPKQYINAPKVLRISESDLSGVALSDTLSMLDDRFQLTLGVRRQNIESRNYSSTGAVSSKYDDSATTPLVGVVVKPWDNVSLYYNYVEGLSKGDIAPGTAANAGQAFAPYKSKQHEVGVKYELGTFMTTLALFQIEKPSGEVGADNVFSVQAEQRNRGVELSMFGEVAPGTRLMGGVTLLDGELTDSATAANRGNKPVGVPDVQANLWAEWDTPWLEGFTLTGGAIYTDSQYVNQANTQELSSWTRVDAGARYATKIDGRPTTFRATVQNVFDREYWSGVASYGAFSPGYPRTLQLSATVDF, from the coding sequence ATGCCCGTTGTCAGTCGTCCCTGCGGTCGCAGCGCTCTTACGCTTGCCCTGCACAGCACCCTGCTGAACTTTGCCCTGGTCGCAGGCAGCGCCACTGCCTGGGCTGCGAGCCCTGAGCAGCCAGAAGCTGCAGCGCAGAGCGCCGGCAGCAGCCCCGATGCGCTGGTCCTCGACAACACCAATGTCGACGCCAGCTATCACGGCCCGGCGCTACCGGACGCTTTTGCCGGTGAGCAAGTAGCGCGGGGGGCACGCCTGGGGATGATGGGCAACAAAGACATCATGGATACCCCCTTCAGTGTGACCAGCTACACCGCCAAGACCCTCGCTGACCTGCAGACGGTCACCGTTGCCGATGCCCTGGAGCGTGACCCGTCGGTGCGCTCTACCGGGCAGACAGGGGGCATCGTCGATTCGTTCTTCATCCGTGGCTTCCCGGTCGGCGAGGGTAACCTGGGTGAGCTGGCCTTCGATGGCGTTTACGGTGTGGCGCCCAACTACCGGGTGTTCACCGAGTACGCCGAGCGCGTCGAAGTACTCAAGGGCCCCGGTGCTCTGGCCTATGGGATCTCACCGAACAGTGGTGTAGGGGGCGTGATCAACATCGTGCCGAAGCGCCCGCTGGAAGAAGACCTGACCCGCTTCACCGCCAGTTATGCGATGGACACACAGGTAGGCGGCCACCTCGATGTAAGCCGGCGCTTTGGTGACGAGAAACAGTTTGGCGTGCGCTTCAATGGCAACCTGCAAGGCGGCGATACCGCCGTCGACAACCAGCGTCGCGACCTGGGGATTGCCGCCATTGCCCTGGATTACCGCGGCGAGCGCCTGCGCCTGAACCTGGATTTCATCAGCCAGAAAGAAAGCTATGAAGCGGCGTCGCGGCCATTCACGATCGCACCGGGTGTCGAGGTTCCGTCTGCCCCTAACGGGCGAACCAACCTGCCGCAGGACTGGGGCTGGTCTGACACCAAGGAGCAGTCGGCGTTGCTCGGTGGTGAATATGACCTCAGTGATGCGCTCACGGTGTTTGCTCACGCAGGTGGCGGCAAGGCAGACGTCAAGCGGATGTCCGACCAGGTACCGCGAATCCTCAATGATGCAGGTGATACCAGCAACATTCCCGGTTACTACAAGTTCAACGTGGATCGTTCCACGGCGGATGTGGGCATCCGTGGTGTGTTCGCCACCGGGCCGGTCAACCACACCACGACGGTGATGGCGACCCAGTACAAGGACGAGCTGTCCCGCGGGATCAACAACGGTAGCGAGATTCGCTCCAACATTTATCACCCGGTGGATGTGCCCAAGCAGTACATCAATGCGCCGAAGGTGCTGCGTATCTCCGAGTCGGACCTGTCCGGTGTGGCGCTGAGCGACACCTTGTCCATGCTCGATGACCGCTTCCAGCTCACCCTGGGCGTGCGCCGGCAGAACATCGAATCGCGAAACTACAGCTCCACAGGCGCGGTCAGCTCCAAGTATGACGACAGCGCGACCACCCCTCTGGTCGGGGTGGTGGTCAAGCCTTGGGACAACGTATCGCTCTACTACAACTACGTCGAAGGCCTGAGCAAAGGCGACATCGCGCCCGGCACCGCAGCCAACGCGGGCCAGGCCTTTGCGCCGTACAAGTCCAAGCAGCACGAGGTCGGTGTCAAATACGAGCTGGGTACCTTCATGACCACCCTGGCACTGTTCCAGATTGAAAAACCGAGCGGGGAAGTCGGTGCGGACAACGTGTTCTCCGTACAGGCAGAGCAGCGTAACCGCGGCGTTGAGCTGAGCATGTTCGGTGAGGTCGCGCCAGGCACCCGATTGATGGGTGGTGTGACGCTGCTTGATGGTGAACTGACCGACTCTGCTACTGCGGCCAACCGTGGCAACAAGCCTGTCGGCGTGCCGGATGTGCAGGCGAACCTGTGGGCCGAGTGGGATACCCCATGGCTCGAAGGCTTCACCCTGACCGGCGGAGCCATCTATACCGACAGCCAGTACGTCAACCAGGCCAACACGCAGGAATTGAGTTCCTGGACGCGTGTCGATGCCGGCGCACGCTATGCGACGAAAATCGATGGCCGACCCACCACATTCCGCGCCACCGTGCAGAACGTGTTTGATCGCGAGTACTGGTCTGGCGTGGCTTCGTACGGCGCCTTCTCACCGGGGTACCCACGTACCTTGCAGTTGTCGGCAACTGTCGATTTTTGA
- a CDS encoding co-regulatory protein PtrA N-terminal domain-containing protein has product MKKVIEGMVLATLLTASLTALAEGGGDTVAAHMDAARQRSMEHLRQVVKARAADPMQVEQQPQLKADPAQARG; this is encoded by the coding sequence GTGAAAAAAGTAATTGAAGGCATGGTATTGGCCACGCTGTTGACCGCTTCGCTGACGGCTTTGGCCGAAGGCGGTGGCGACACGGTAGCGGCGCACATGGATGCGGCGCGCCAGCGTTCGATGGAGCACCTGCGCCAGGTGGTCAAGGCGCGCGCCGCTGACCCCATGCAGGTCGAGCAGCAGCCTCAGCTCAAGGCAGACCCTGCCCAGGCGCGGGGCTGA
- a CDS encoding sensor histidine kinase — MSSVRLSEIPRTSGFRTGLLFLLLFGASFLGLFGYTYWKTAIYLKQEVDANLHRQIESRSAQSPEVRLQEMTRHAEQDREGRVPHTLFSADGKVLAGALQAMPAAPAFDKPDEFRWDKPTGGHRPIRFIKHALSDGNVLVVAQDVYDIHEFDELLVQALASGGALLLLVGLFGAVWLGNATRLRLNSLSAAIKRIVEGDLSRRLPIKGSLDDIDRIATVVNGMLDELERLMSEVKGVCDDIAHDLRTPLTRLIAGLERAQRRGLDEREHAQVIDSALADAKGLLSTFRALLRISEIEDSVRRSHFAPVDLNRIGEDAVEFFEPLAEERGISVRLVAGKGPAMISGDPQLLFDATCNLLDNAIKFSPDHSVITVEVSNANRTVALTVADQGPGIPEAEREAVFRRLYRSESSRHTVGNGLGLSMVAAVARLHELALEVSDANPGCIITIKGHELGH, encoded by the coding sequence ATGTCCTCCGTGCGTCTTAGCGAAATCCCGCGTACCAGTGGTTTTCGCACTGGCCTACTGTTTCTGCTGCTGTTCGGCGCCTCGTTTCTCGGGCTGTTCGGCTACACCTACTGGAAGACCGCGATCTACCTCAAGCAGGAAGTCGACGCCAACCTGCATCGGCAAATCGAAAGCCGCAGCGCTCAGTCGCCAGAAGTGCGCCTGCAGGAGATGACCCGGCATGCCGAACAGGACCGTGAGGGCCGCGTGCCACACACGCTGTTCAGCGCCGACGGCAAGGTGCTTGCTGGTGCGCTGCAAGCCATGCCGGCAGCGCCGGCCTTCGACAAGCCCGACGAGTTTCGCTGGGACAAGCCCACCGGTGGCCATCGCCCCATCCGCTTCATCAAGCATGCGCTGAGCGACGGCAACGTCCTGGTAGTCGCCCAGGACGTCTACGACATCCACGAATTCGACGAGCTGCTGGTGCAGGCGCTGGCATCTGGCGGGGCCCTGCTGTTGCTGGTCGGGCTGTTCGGCGCGGTGTGGCTGGGCAACGCCACGCGCCTGCGCCTGAACTCGCTCAGCGCGGCCATCAAACGCATCGTCGAAGGCGACCTGAGCCGGCGCCTGCCGATCAAGGGCAGCCTGGACGACATCGACCGGATCGCCACCGTGGTCAATGGCATGCTCGATGAACTCGAGCGCCTGATGAGCGAGGTCAAGGGCGTGTGCGACGACATTGCCCACGACCTGCGCACCCCGCTGACGCGCCTGATCGCCGGCCTGGAGCGGGCCCAGCGGCGCGGGCTGGATGAACGGGAACATGCGCAGGTGATCGATTCGGCCCTGGCCGACGCCAAAGGCTTGTTGTCAACGTTCCGCGCACTGTTGCGCATTTCGGAAATCGAAGACAGCGTGCGCCGCAGCCACTTCGCACCGGTGGATCTCAACCGCATCGGCGAAGACGCCGTGGAGTTCTTCGAGCCGCTGGCGGAGGAGCGCGGCATCAGCGTGCGCCTGGTCGCCGGCAAGGGCCCGGCGATGATTTCAGGCGACCCACAGTTGTTGTTCGATGCCACCTGCAACCTGCTGGACAACGCCATCAAGTTCTCGCCGGATCACTCTGTCATTACGGTCGAGGTCAGCAATGCCAACCGAACCGTGGCACTGACCGTGGCCGACCAGGGGCCGGGCATTCCGGAAGCAGAGCGTGAGGCAGTGTTCCGCCGGCTTTACCGCTCCGAGAGCAGTCGCCACACGGTCGGCAACGGGCTGGGACTGAGCATGGTCGCCGCAGTGGCGCGGCTGCATGAACTGGCACTGGAGGTCAGCGATGCCAACCCCGGTTGCATCATTACCATCAAAGGGCATGAACTGGGCCACTGA
- a CDS encoding response regulator transcription factor produces the protein MTHVLVVEDDMATAREIEAALQDHGFEVTLAHDGREGILKAISSPFDLIVLDRMLPQVDGLGVLTSIRAAGNTTPVLVLSALGTLDERVRGLQAGGDDYLTKPFEFIELTARLDALIRRGQAPRPVQQSHELKVGDLVIDQVRRTVQRGERKINLLPREYALLHYLAEHADQVVTRTMLFEAVWDYAYDERTNVIEVHIGRLRKKLESEGESALLHTIRGAGYVLRAS, from the coding sequence ATGACGCACGTACTGGTCGTCGAAGACGACATGGCAACTGCCCGGGAAATCGAGGCAGCCCTGCAAGACCACGGTTTCGAGGTGACCCTGGCCCACGATGGCCGCGAGGGCATCCTCAAGGCCATCAGCAGCCCGTTCGACCTCATCGTCCTCGACCGCATGCTGCCGCAGGTCGATGGCCTGGGCGTGCTGACCTCCATCCGCGCGGCCGGCAACACCACGCCGGTGCTGGTGCTCAGCGCCCTCGGCACCCTCGACGAACGCGTGCGGGGCTTGCAGGCTGGTGGCGACGACTACCTGACCAAGCCGTTCGAGTTCATCGAACTGACCGCCCGGCTCGACGCCCTGATCCGCCGCGGGCAGGCGCCGCGGCCGGTACAGCAGAGCCATGAGCTGAAAGTGGGCGACCTGGTCATCGACCAGGTGCGGCGCACGGTGCAGCGGGGCGAGCGCAAGATCAACCTGTTGCCCAGGGAGTATGCGCTTCTGCATTACCTGGCCGAGCATGCCGACCAGGTGGTGACCCGCACCATGCTGTTCGAGGCGGTCTGGGACTACGCCTACGATGAGCGTACCAACGTCATCGAAGTGCACATCGGCCGCCTGCGCAAAAAACTCGAAAGTGAGGGCGAATCGGCCCTGCTGCACACCATCCGGGGGGCGGGCTATGTCCTCCGTGCGTCTTAG
- a CDS encoding response regulator transcription factor — protein sequence MRILLVEDDAVAAAYLQRGLAEAGHVADIAEDGALGLDMALEGIYDAAIIDRKLPLLDGLALVRSLRSEGITIPLLMCSALASTEHRVEGLRAGCDDYLVKPYAFVEVLARLNALLRSAGLASATGELLNVPGLQLDCRTRQASRGGRVIQLQYRETLLLAKLMRHSGEVVTRDMLLESAWDYHFDPKDNVIDKHIYRLRRKLDEGFEQSLITTIPGSGYLLEPQG from the coding sequence ATGCGAATACTGCTGGTGGAGGATGATGCGGTGGCTGCCGCCTACCTGCAACGCGGGCTGGCCGAGGCCGGGCATGTCGCGGACATCGCCGAAGACGGGGCGCTGGGGCTGGACATGGCCCTGGAGGGGATCTACGACGCGGCCATCATCGACCGCAAGTTGCCCCTGCTGGACGGCCTGGCGCTGGTGCGCAGCCTGCGTAGCGAAGGCATCACCATTCCGCTGCTGATGTGCAGTGCCCTGGCCAGCACCGAACACCGCGTCGAAGGCCTGCGCGCCGGTTGCGACGACTACCTGGTGAAGCCCTATGCCTTTGTCGAGGTGCTGGCGCGCCTGAACGCGCTGCTACGCAGTGCCGGCCTTGCCAGTGCCACCGGCGAGCTGCTGAACGTACCCGGCCTGCAGCTGGACTGCCGGACCCGCCAGGCCAGCCGGGGCGGCCGGGTGATCCAGCTGCAGTACCGCGAGACCCTGCTGCTGGCCAAGCTGATGCGCCACAGCGGCGAAGTGGTGACCCGCGACATGCTCCTTGAAAGCGCCTGGGACTACCACTTCGACCCTAAAGACAACGTCATCGACAAACACATCTACCGGCTGCGGCGCAAACTCGACGAGGGCTTCGAGCAGTCCCTGATCACCACCATTCCCGGGTCGGGATATCTGCTCGAACCGCAAGGCTAG
- a CDS encoding efflux transporter outer membrane subunit: protein MAFPLRANRPFFACMRGLCCCAVLSLAGCSFVPAYHTPEVPNASAWQAADAPAAAVRGGAWWREFHDEALNALVERGLRGNYTLAAAIARVDQARGNAAVAGAGQYPQVTLDGNYQRQNNYSTTAKRSLSLGATYEIDFWGQHKATADSADELATASAFDAQTVHMTLAASIADSYFQVRSLDRRIALAQRIVSDAQQLLELVQVQANLGSASDLEVAQQRNVLQTYQGSVPALQQQRDQALYQLAVLVGTTPQGFALAPAHEAAGEVPAPALGLPLDLLGQRPDIQAAEARLKSANFDIGAARAAFLPNVSLNLLGGFDTLGGGSIWSAVGAISQPLFSGGLLTGQLNVTKAHAQELLASYRELWIEALQDVQTQISASQQSAKSYSLNAGALASAREASRLAQVRYRLGATDFQTLLIAERTQYQAEDALLQIDLQHVQAAVGLFRALGGDFDPSVTKQMASHAPAAPLHTETTR, encoded by the coding sequence ATGGCTTTCCCGTTGCGGGCCAACCGCCCGTTTTTCGCATGCATGCGTGGCCTTTGCTGTTGTGCCGTGCTGTCACTGGCGGGCTGCTCGTTCGTGCCCGCCTACCACACGCCCGAGGTGCCGAACGCCTCGGCCTGGCAGGCCGCTGACGCACCCGCCGCCGCCGTGCGAGGCGGCGCGTGGTGGCGCGAGTTTCATGATGAAGCGCTGAACGCGCTGGTCGAGCGTGGCCTGCGCGGCAACTACACCTTGGCTGCCGCCATCGCAAGGGTCGATCAGGCGCGTGGCAATGCCGCCGTCGCGGGGGCAGGGCAGTACCCGCAGGTGACGCTGGATGGCAACTACCAGCGGCAGAACAACTACTCGACCACCGCCAAGCGCAGCCTGTCGCTGGGTGCGACCTACGAGATCGACTTCTGGGGCCAGCACAAGGCGACGGCGGATTCGGCGGATGAACTGGCCACTGCCAGCGCCTTCGATGCCCAGACGGTGCACATGACCCTGGCTGCGAGCATCGCCGACAGCTATTTCCAGGTGCGCTCGCTGGACCGGCGGATCGCGCTGGCCCAGCGCATCGTCAGCGATGCCCAGCAGTTGCTGGAGCTGGTGCAGGTACAGGCCAACCTGGGTTCCGCCTCGGACCTTGAAGTCGCTCAGCAACGCAATGTGTTGCAGACCTACCAGGGCAGCGTGCCGGCGTTGCAGCAACAACGTGACCAGGCCCTCTATCAGCTTGCCGTGCTGGTGGGCACGACCCCGCAAGGGTTCGCCCTGGCGCCGGCCCACGAGGCGGCTGGCGAAGTACCGGCCCCGGCCCTTGGCCTGCCGCTCGACCTGCTTGGCCAGCGGCCGGATATCCAGGCGGCCGAAGCGCGCCTGAAATCCGCCAACTTCGATATCGGCGCGGCCCGGGCAGCGTTTTTGCCCAATGTCTCGCTGAATTTGCTGGGCGGTTTCGACACCCTCGGCGGCGGCAGCATCTGGAGTGCCGTAGGTGCTATCAGCCAGCCGCTGTTCAGCGGCGGCCTGCTCACCGGCCAGTTGAACGTGACCAAGGCCCACGCGCAGGAGCTGCTGGCCAGTTACCGCGAGCTGTGGATCGAAGCCTTGCAGGACGTGCAGACCCAGATCAGCGCATCCCAGCAGTCGGCCAAGAGCTATTCGCTCAATGCCGGGGCCCTGGCGTCGGCCCGTGAGGCGTCGCGCCTGGCGCAGGTGCGCTATCGCCTGGGCGCCACCGACTTCCAGACCCTGCTGATCGCCGAGCGCACCCAGTACCAGGCCGAGGACGCCTTGCTGCAGATCGACCTGCAGCACGTCCAGGCCGCCGTTGGCCTGTTCCGGGCGCTCGGTGGCGACTTCGACCCTTCAGTGACGAAACAGATGGCCAGCCACGCCCCAGCGGCGCCGCTGCACACGGAGACAACACGATGA